The Candidatus Nanopelagicales bacterium genome has a segment encoding these proteins:
- a CDS encoding TIGR00730 family Rossman fold protein, giving the protein MKATASRALCVFSASSERIDGRYLELAQEVGQQMAARGIDLVSGGGNISTMGELARTVRAGGGHTTGVIPRALLAWEVADRDADELLVTQDMRERKGLMDSRSDGFLTLPGGIGTLEELLEAWVGRTLGMHRKPVVILDPWGDLAKLRELIDSMLASGLVRPAAAADAHWYSDPTEALDSIQRAWEAGEGRAAASIAQPSGHPEEWLEAD; this is encoded by the coding sequence GTGAAGGCAACAGCCTCTCGGGCGCTGTGCGTCTTCAGCGCGTCGAGTGAACGGATCGACGGCCGCTACCTGGAACTCGCGCAGGAAGTCGGCCAGCAGATGGCGGCGCGGGGAATCGACCTAGTGTCCGGCGGCGGGAACATCTCAACGATGGGCGAACTGGCCCGGACGGTCCGGGCTGGCGGCGGCCACACCACCGGTGTGATTCCCAGGGCACTGCTGGCCTGGGAGGTGGCGGACAGGGACGCCGATGAGCTGTTGGTCACCCAGGACATGCGCGAGCGCAAAGGCTTGATGGATTCCCGCAGTGACGGATTCCTGACCCTGCCTGGTGGGATCGGGACACTCGAGGAGCTACTCGAAGCGTGGGTCGGTCGCACGCTCGGCATGCACCGCAAGCCCGTGGTGATCCTGGATCCGTGGGGTGACCTGGCGAAGCTGCGTGAACTCATCGACTCGATGTTGGCGTCCGGGCTGGTACGACCCGCTGCCGCAGCAGACGCCCACTGGTACTCGGATCCGACGGAGGCGCTCGACTCGATCCAGCGAGCCTGGGAGGCGGGGGAAGGTCGCGCGGCCGCATCGATCGCGCAACCCTCGGGCCACCCGGAGGAATGGCTTGAGGCCGACTGA
- a CDS encoding TIGR00730 family Rossman fold protein, with protein MTDDQQPGDVGPGIPERQYGQVVVRRELAAAATSDQQLLDVRNPDDWAHADPWRVLRIQAEFVEAFDALASLGPAVSIFGSARTASDDPSYAAAEQFGRILADSGWAVISGGGPGIMEAANKGACEAGGVSVGLGIELPFEQRFNHWVDIGIHFRYFFARKTCFVKYAQAFVVFPGGFGTLDETFEALTLVETHKVTSFPVILMGKDYWAGLLEWIHQTMLVQGKIAPVDLAVLHVTDDPQEALEIIERAAAEHRSPSAGPLLRAPAVRSADGPGGATTPADPRGSGSADGPGGEMVP; from the coding sequence ATGACCGATGACCAGCAACCCGGCGACGTGGGTCCCGGAATCCCGGAGCGCCAGTACGGCCAAGTCGTGGTCCGACGGGAATTGGCCGCAGCGGCCACCTCCGATCAGCAACTCCTCGATGTCAGGAATCCCGATGATTGGGCGCACGCGGACCCGTGGCGCGTCCTGCGGATCCAAGCAGAGTTCGTCGAGGCGTTCGATGCGCTTGCCAGCCTCGGTCCCGCGGTCAGCATCTTCGGCAGCGCACGCACCGCGAGTGACGACCCGAGCTACGCGGCCGCCGAGCAGTTCGGTCGCATCCTGGCCGACTCCGGTTGGGCGGTTATCAGTGGCGGCGGTCCAGGAATTATGGAGGCGGCGAACAAAGGTGCCTGTGAGGCCGGCGGAGTATCGGTCGGTCTAGGTATTGAGCTTCCCTTCGAGCAGCGGTTCAACCACTGGGTCGACATCGGGATCCACTTCCGCTACTTCTTCGCCCGCAAGACCTGCTTCGTCAAGTACGCCCAAGCCTTCGTGGTCTTTCCGGGCGGATTCGGCACTCTGGACGAGACGTTCGAGGCGCTGACCCTGGTGGAGACCCACAAGGTCACCTCCTTCCCCGTGATCCTGATGGGTAAGGACTACTGGGCGGGTCTGCTTGAGTGGATTCACCAGACCATGCTTGTCCAGGGCAAGATCGCTCCAGTGGACTTGGCCGTGCTGCATGTGACCGATGATCCGCAAGAGGCGCTGGAAATCATCGAACGGGCGGCCGCCGAACACCGGTCTCCCAGCGCCGGACCGTTGTTGCGCGCCCCGGCCGTGAGGAGCGCGGACGGCCCCGGTGGCGCAACAACGCCCGCCGATCCACGCGGTTCGGGGTCAGCGGACGGCCCCGGTGGCGAGATGGTTCCGTGA
- a CDS encoding succinyl-diaminopimelate desuccinylase, translating into MRSRGYGTCVTEINAPRLDLSTGVVELAAALIDIPSESLDEGPIADAVERSLRPLAHLEVHRDGNTILAKTNTGASQRVVIGGHLDTVPPHGNVPHHIDGDRLYGLGACDMKGGVAVSLKLAAAVTEPVWDVTYLYYEGEEIDARYNGLARIAQTHPDWLSGDFAILMEPSNADIEAGCQGSLRVEVEVLGERAHSARAWMGDNAIHKANEILNRLSAYQPRVVVVDGLEYREGMNAVGISGGVAGNVIPDRAVVTVNHRYAPSTMPEQALVNVQELFDGFAVTVVDSAPGALPGLSHPAAAAFVKALGATPAPKFGWTDVARFSELGVPAVNYGPGDPSLAHHRDEYVTIDQLHACHDALTRWLTGS; encoded by the coding sequence ATGCGCTCACGCGGCTACGGTACTTGCGTGACCGAAATCAACGCACCGCGCCTAGACCTGTCCACCGGGGTAGTGGAGTTGGCTGCTGCGCTGATTGACATTCCCAGCGAGTCACTGGACGAGGGCCCGATCGCGGATGCGGTCGAACGTTCCCTTCGACCGCTCGCTCACCTGGAGGTTCACCGCGACGGCAACACGATCCTGGCCAAGACGAATACCGGCGCCTCCCAGCGAGTGGTGATCGGGGGCCACCTCGACACCGTTCCGCCACACGGCAACGTGCCCCACCACATCGACGGCGACCGGCTCTACGGCCTTGGCGCGTGCGACATGAAGGGCGGTGTGGCCGTCAGCCTGAAGCTCGCCGCCGCCGTGACCGAACCTGTGTGGGACGTGACCTACCTGTACTACGAGGGCGAGGAGATTGACGCCCGGTACAACGGCCTGGCCCGCATCGCCCAGACTCATCCGGACTGGCTGTCCGGTGACTTCGCCATCCTGATGGAACCGAGCAACGCCGACATCGAGGCTGGCTGTCAGGGCTCGCTGCGGGTCGAGGTTGAGGTACTCGGTGAGCGCGCACACAGCGCTCGCGCGTGGATGGGGGACAACGCGATACACAAGGCCAACGAGATTCTCAATCGGTTGTCGGCGTACCAGCCCCGCGTCGTTGTGGTCGACGGGTTGGAGTATCGGGAAGGCATGAACGCGGTCGGGATCAGTGGGGGCGTTGCTGGCAACGTCATCCCCGATCGAGCAGTCGTGACCGTCAACCATCGCTACGCCCCGTCAACCATGCCCGAGCAGGCGTTGGTCAACGTGCAGGAGCTATTCGACGGGTTCGCGGTCACGGTTGTTGATAGCGCACCGGGCGCATTGCCGGGACTGAGCCACCCGGCGGCAGCCGCCTTCGTCAAAGCACTCGGTGCCACGCCAGCCCCGAAGTTCGGCTGGACCGATGTTGCGAGGTTCAGCGAGCTCGGGGTTCCGGCGGTCAACTACGGACCAGGCGATCCGTCGCTGGCCCACCACCGTGACGAGTACGTGACCATCGACCAGTTGCACGCTTGTCATGACGCGCTCACCCGCTGGCTCACCGGCAGCTGA
- the dapD gene encoding 2,3,4,5-tetrahydropyridine-2,6-dicarboxylate N-succinyltransferase, which produces MSASTTQLVSSAAAGLGLASYYGEQLLDAWYPAPALSADPLDVEGLGAGIYLDPIREVRITTVRTSISDLSAPPLDAADAYLRLHLLSNRLVVPRSINLDGIFGLLANVAWTNLGPVSLDDLAATRMRAYGKGQHLTVYGVDKFPRMTDYVVPTGVRIADADRVRLGAHLADGTTVMHEGFCNFNAGTLGASMVEGRISAGVVVGDGSDIGGGASIMGTLSGGGSEVISIGTGCLIGANAGVGISLGNGSVVEAGCYITAGSKITLPDGLVVKGRQLSGASNMLFRRNSVSGALEAVTRSGTWGGLNEALHAN; this is translated from the coding sequence GTGAGCGCATCTACGACGCAATTGGTTTCCTCCGCAGCCGCAGGTCTGGGTTTGGCAAGTTACTACGGCGAGCAACTACTCGACGCCTGGTACCCGGCGCCCGCACTGTCGGCGGACCCACTGGATGTCGAAGGCCTTGGCGCGGGGATCTATCTCGATCCGATTCGGGAGGTTCGGATCACCACCGTGCGCACATCCATCTCAGACCTATCAGCGCCGCCGCTTGACGCCGCCGATGCCTACTTGCGTCTCCACCTGCTCTCCAACCGACTGGTCGTCCCTCGCAGCATCAACCTGGATGGCATCTTCGGACTGCTGGCCAATGTTGCCTGGACCAATCTGGGGCCAGTCAGCCTGGACGACCTGGCCGCCACTCGAATGCGCGCCTACGGCAAGGGTCAGCATCTGACCGTGTACGGCGTCGACAAGTTCCCGCGGATGACCGATTACGTCGTGCCGACCGGGGTCCGCATCGCGGACGCCGACCGGGTCCGCTTAGGTGCCCACCTGGCCGACGGCACGACGGTCATGCACGAGGGGTTCTGCAACTTCAACGCTGGCACACTCGGTGCGTCGATGGTCGAGGGTCGGATCTCCGCCGGGGTCGTCGTGGGTGACGGTTCCGACATCGGTGGTGGAGCCTCGATCATGGGCACCTTGTCCGGTGGTGGGTCCGAGGTCATCTCCATCGGGACTGGTTGTTTGATCGGTGCCAACGCCGGTGTCGGCATCTCGCTCGGAAACGGCAGCGTCGTGGAAGCTGGCTGCTACATCACGGCCGGATCGAAGATCACCCTGCCCGACGGTTTGGTCGTCAAAGGCAGGCAGTTGTCCGGAGCCTCCAACATGCTGTTCCGCCGCAACTCGGTCAGCGGTGCGCTTGAGGCAGTAACCCGCAGCGGAACGTGGGGCGGCCTCAATGAGGCTCTGCACGCAAACTGA
- a CDS encoding DUF3445 domain-containing protein yields MDQPEADQPAPLASRSRLAGITPPIDGRTFRWSVGTRPIPIAQWLTIGDARHGELIRKDELLGDIHDEVVATQPAGLAGSRELLAILLAHLTKYHGDTFVVGEGKVTDRTSGRVTPTTDGHPIEVAGRLVAEDFCVLDKTDDGWVLTAASVCFTSRWRLRDKLGQNMAGIHEPVPGYEQRLGKAVDAVFDRMQPEQLLARSNWTLLDTDELYLPTRAVPAAAEQVTSGALLHDFPWLRIERQTLRKLPVSESIVFTIHTSVAPAEQLSPDEQTRLAQMAASASAEVRAYKGWD; encoded by the coding sequence ATGGACCAGCCCGAAGCTGACCAACCGGCGCCACTCGCGTCCCGATCGCGCCTCGCGGGCATCACACCGCCCATCGACGGGCGCACGTTCCGGTGGTCGGTGGGAACCAGGCCCATTCCGATCGCGCAATGGCTGACCATCGGCGACGCGCGGCATGGCGAGTTGATCCGCAAGGACGAGCTGCTCGGCGACATCCACGACGAGGTCGTCGCGACGCAGCCCGCTGGACTCGCTGGTTCACGTGAGTTGTTGGCGATCCTCCTTGCGCACCTGACGAAATACCATGGCGACACGTTCGTCGTCGGTGAGGGCAAGGTGACTGATCGGACCTCGGGTCGGGTGACTCCAACGACCGATGGTCATCCGATCGAAGTTGCCGGTCGACTGGTCGCAGAGGACTTCTGCGTTCTGGACAAGACCGACGACGGCTGGGTCCTGACGGCAGCATCGGTCTGCTTCACCTCGCGGTGGCGGCTGCGAGACAAACTCGGTCAGAACATGGCGGGGATTCACGAGCCCGTTCCAGGTTATGAGCAGCGGCTGGGCAAGGCAGTTGATGCGGTGTTCGACCGGATGCAGCCAGAGCAGCTCTTGGCCCGATCCAACTGGACCCTGCTGGACACCGATGAGTTGTACCTACCGACTCGAGCAGTCCCCGCTGCCGCTGAGCAAGTCACCAGCGGTGCTCTGCTGCATGACTTCCCGTGGCTGCGGATCGAACGGCAAACCCTGCGCAAATTGCCAGTCAGCGAATCGATCGTCTTTACGATTCACACCAGCGTCGCGCCGGCCGAACAACTGAGCCCCGACGAACAAACGCGGTTGGCGCAGATGGCCGCCTCGGCGTCAGCCGAAGTACGGGCCTACAAAGGCTGGGACTAG
- a CDS encoding transglutaminase family protein — protein sequence MSWRLEVTHHTGLRYSDPVAVSFNEARMTPADGGGQLLIAHELRVTPTARVVPYTDYWGTLVEAFDVHEPHTTLEVESRNVVDTPGLGERPEGVSWELLAEPALRDQRCEFLRLSQYIDDASSDPDRADAVDRLRSQATPRAAIDLAIEQVRDRMHYATGTTSVSTTAHEAWASGFGVCQDFTHATLSLLRSVGIPARYVSGYLYDGDGAIGETVTGESHAWVEAWDGAWLPLDPTNGQPVDEGHTAVARGRDYADVSPLKGVYSGGISEEIGVKVSLTRLPR from the coding sequence ATGAGCTGGCGACTTGAGGTCACCCACCACACCGGATTGCGCTACTCCGACCCGGTCGCGGTGTCGTTCAACGAGGCCCGGATGACCCCTGCGGACGGTGGCGGCCAGCTGTTGATCGCCCATGAGTTACGGGTCACGCCGACCGCCAGGGTCGTTCCCTACACGGACTACTGGGGAACCCTGGTGGAGGCCTTCGATGTTCACGAGCCGCACACCACACTCGAGGTTGAATCCCGCAACGTCGTCGATACCCCGGGCCTCGGCGAACGACCGGAGGGTGTCAGTTGGGAGTTGCTCGCCGAGCCGGCTCTGCGAGACCAGCGCTGTGAGTTCCTGCGCCTATCGCAGTACATCGACGATGCCAGTTCCGACCCAGATCGGGCCGACGCGGTTGATCGGCTGCGTTCCCAGGCCACGCCCCGGGCCGCGATCGATTTGGCGATCGAGCAGGTTCGGGATCGGATGCACTACGCGACCGGAACGACCTCGGTGTCGACAACCGCCCACGAGGCATGGGCCAGTGGATTCGGCGTCTGCCAGGACTTCACCCACGCGACGCTGTCGCTGTTGCGGTCGGTGGGAATCCCGGCCCGGTATGTCAGCGGATACCTCTACGACGGCGATGGTGCGATCGGCGAGACGGTGACCGGCGAGAGTCATGCCTGGGTCGAGGCTTGGGATGGCGCCTGGTTGCCCCTGGATCCGACGAATGGCCAGCCGGTGGATGAGGGCCACACCGCCGTTGCTCGGGGTCGCGACTACGCGGATGTGAGCCCGCTCAAGGGCGTCTATTCCGGTGGGATTTCTGAAGAGATTGGTGTGAAGGTCTCGCTAACCCGGTTGCCGCGCTAG